A genomic segment from Dermatobacter hominis encodes:
- a CDS encoding acyl-CoA dehydrogenase family protein produces MYIGMTAEQRSLREELREYYDRLITPELADELAHSEGVGPVARSVALQMGADGWLGIGWPEEYGGQGRGYVDQFIFYDESMRVGAPVPMLTLNSVAPTIMKYGTQEQKDDFLPRILSGSIHFAIGYTEPDAGTDLASLRTRAVLDGDEWVIDGQKIFTSLATDADYIWLAVRTNPEASRHAGISLIIVPTDVPGFKAVPIQNFGNFNTNYTFYEDVRVPVENCIGGEGRGWPLIMEQLNHERVTICSSGIMERALDETTAYAAAHVLADGSRLIDQPWVQHELAWVHARLDVLRLLNWQVAWNADAGNPLDPAAASAVKVHGTELYMDGLGRLLEVLGPVAGIRDGSPGCALKDRLGTLLRGLHVLTFGGGTNELQRDLIAMFGLGLPPSPR; encoded by the coding sequence ATGTACATCGGCATGACGGCCGAGCAGCGGTCGCTGCGCGAGGAGCTCCGCGAGTACTACGACCGGCTCATCACGCCCGAGCTGGCCGACGAGCTCGCCCACAGCGAGGGCGTCGGGCCGGTCGCCCGCTCCGTCGCCCTGCAGATGGGAGCCGACGGCTGGCTCGGCATCGGCTGGCCCGAGGAGTACGGCGGCCAGGGCCGGGGCTACGTCGACCAGTTCATCTTCTACGACGAGTCCATGCGCGTCGGGGCGCCGGTGCCGATGCTGACGCTCAACTCCGTGGCGCCGACGATCATGAAGTACGGCACGCAGGAGCAGAAGGACGACTTCCTCCCGCGGATCCTGTCGGGCTCGATCCACTTCGCCATCGGCTACACCGAACCCGATGCCGGGACGGACCTCGCCTCGCTGCGGACCCGCGCCGTCCTCGACGGCGACGAGTGGGTGATCGACGGCCAGAAGATCTTCACCTCGCTCGCGACCGACGCCGACTACATCTGGCTCGCGGTGCGGACGAACCCCGAGGCGTCGCGCCACGCCGGGATCTCGCTGATCATCGTCCCGACCGACGTGCCGGGCTTCAAGGCGGTGCCGATCCAGAACTTCGGCAACTTCAACACCAACTACACGTTCTACGAGGACGTGCGCGTGCCGGTGGAGAACTGCATCGGCGGCGAGGGCCGGGGCTGGCCGCTGATCATGGAGCAGCTCAACCACGAGCGGGTCACGATCTGCTCGTCGGGGATCATGGAGCGGGCGCTCGACGAGACGACCGCCTACGCAGCTGCGCACGTGCTCGCCGACGGCAGCCGGCTGATCGACCAGCCATGGGTGCAGCACGAGCTCGCCTGGGTGCACGCGAGGCTCGACGTGCTGCGGCTCCTCAACTGGCAGGTCGCCTGGAACGCGGACGCCGGCAACCCGCTCGACCCGGCCGCGGCGTCGGCGGTCAAGGTGCACGGCACCGAGCTGTACATGGACGGCCTCGGGCGCCTGCTCGAGGTGCTCGGTCCGGTGGCCGGCATCCGTGACGGCTCACCGGGGTGCGCGCTGAAGGACCGCCTGGGCACGTTGCTGCGCGGCCTGCACGTGCTGACGTTCGGGGGTGGCACGAACGAGCTGCAGCGCGACCTCATCGCCATGTTCGGCCTGGGCCTGCCGCCCTCGCCCCGCTGA
- a CDS encoding acyl-CoA dehydrogenase family protein — translation MDFAPTDEQRAVIELAEQIFTDLCAPEALRQVESGADWFHQELWQALAAAGLLGIALPEPVGGGGFGVVESCLLLREAGRAVAPIPLWSTITAATALAERGTDEQRDAWLPGVVDGSTILAVALDEPAAGPRDPQLAATRDGDRWVLTGTKTNVAAVHLAAALLVPARTGAGEASVFVVPTDATGVVARRQDTFNHEPHFELHLDGVSVGDLARVPGGQVTIDRLVDVATVGLCALASGVADGGTRRTAAYATERKQFDRPIGSFQAVGHRMADCYIDDEAIRLTMLQAATLLAAGEPADREVAVAKYWASYGGRRVGHADLHLHGGISIDLDYPIHRYFLWAKQLELTLGAAGPQLARLGRLLAS, via the coding sequence GTGGACTTCGCACCCACCGACGAACAGCGGGCCGTCATCGAGCTCGCCGAGCAGATCTTCACCGACCTGTGCGCCCCCGAGGCCCTCCGCCAGGTGGAGTCCGGCGCCGACTGGTTCCACCAGGAGCTCTGGCAGGCGCTCGCCGCCGCCGGGCTGCTCGGGATCGCGCTGCCCGAGCCGGTGGGGGGCGGCGGCTTCGGCGTCGTCGAGTCGTGCCTGCTCCTCCGCGAGGCGGGGCGGGCCGTGGCGCCGATCCCGCTCTGGTCGACGATCACCGCCGCCACCGCCCTCGCCGAGCGGGGCACAGACGAGCAGCGCGACGCCTGGCTGCCCGGGGTGGTCGACGGGTCGACGATCCTCGCCGTCGCGCTCGACGAGCCGGCCGCCGGCCCCCGGGACCCGCAGCTCGCCGCCACCCGCGACGGCGACCGATGGGTGCTCACCGGGACCAAGACGAACGTGGCGGCCGTGCACCTGGCCGCGGCACTGCTCGTGCCGGCCCGGACCGGTGCCGGCGAGGCCTCGGTGTTCGTGGTGCCGACCGACGCGACCGGTGTGGTGGCCCGGCGGCAGGACACGTTCAACCACGAGCCGCACTTCGAGCTCCACCTCGACGGCGTGTCCGTCGGCGACCTCGCGCGCGTGCCCGGCGGGCAGGTGACGATCGATCGGCTCGTCGACGTCGCCACCGTCGGCCTGTGCGCCCTCGCATCGGGCGTGGCCGACGGCGGCACGCGTCGGACGGCCGCGTACGCGACCGAGCGCAAGCAGTTCGACCGGCCGATCGGTTCGTTCCAGGCGGTCGGGCACCGCATGGCCGACTGCTACATCGACGACGAGGCGATCCGGCTGACCATGCTGCAGGCGGCGACGCTGCTCGCGGCGGGCGAGCCCGCCGACCGCGAGGTCGCCGTCGCCAAGTACTGGGCGTCCTACGGCGGCCGGCGCGTCGGCCATGCCGACCTCCACCTCCACGGCGGCATCTCGATCGACCTCGACTACCCGATCCACCGCTACTTCCTCTGGGCCAAGCAGCTGGAGCTCACGCTCGGCGCCGCCGGCCCGCAGCTGGCGCGGCTCGGCCGGCTCCTCGCGAGCTGA
- a CDS encoding SDR family oxidoreductase, with protein MKLGHLFSVEGKVALVTGGSRGIGEMIAAGLLANGATVYISSRKADVCDATAERLSAEYGGTCVSLPADLSGLEGIEALAAALREREDRLDILVNNAGVSWGAPLEEFPEKGWDKVFDTNVKGVFFLTQQLLPLLEAGATEEDPARVINIGSIDGIRTPVFDTHSYGPSKAAVHALTRQMAAKLVKRHVVVNAIAPGPFPTWMLSTGVGTGGDVEGTDWDAVGAMTPSGRVGSPEDIAGLAIFLSSRAGAYVVGEVIALDGGAVVS; from the coding sequence CTGAAGCTGGGCCACCTGTTCTCCGTCGAGGGCAAGGTGGCGCTCGTGACCGGCGGGTCCCGAGGCATTGGCGAGATGATCGCCGCCGGCCTGCTCGCCAACGGCGCCACCGTCTACATCAGCTCCCGCAAGGCCGACGTCTGCGACGCCACCGCCGAGCGCCTGTCGGCCGAGTACGGCGGCACCTGCGTGTCGCTGCCGGCTGACCTCTCGGGGCTCGAGGGGATCGAGGCCCTGGCCGCCGCGCTGCGGGAGCGGGAGGACCGGCTCGACATCCTCGTGAACAACGCCGGCGTGTCGTGGGGCGCACCGCTCGAGGAGTTCCCCGAGAAGGGCTGGGACAAGGTCTTCGACACGAACGTGAAGGGCGTGTTCTTCCTGACCCAGCAGCTGCTGCCCCTGCTCGAGGCCGGCGCGACCGAGGAGGATCCGGCGCGGGTCATCAACATCGGCTCGATCGACGGCATCCGCACCCCGGTGTTCGACACGCACTCGTACGGCCCGTCCAAGGCCGCCGTCCACGCGCTGACCCGGCAGATGGCCGCCAAGCTCGTGAAGCGCCACGTGGTCGTGAACGCGATCGCCCCGGGCCCGTTCCCGACGTGGATGCTGAGCACCGGCGTCGGGACGGGTGGCGACGTCGAGGGCACCGATTGGGACGCCGTCGGCGCCATGACCCCGAGCGGCCGGGTGGGCAGCCCCGAGGACATCGCCGGCCTGGCCATCTTCCTCTCGTCGCGCGCCGGGGCCTACGTGGTGGGCGAGGTCATCGCGCTCGACGGCGGCGCGGTCGTGTCCTGA
- a CDS encoding LLM class flavin-dependent oxidoreductase has translation MRMTHEAIVERALAAEAAGFEGIAFMDHLAPPLATDQGMWEAMEIAGWVLARTATLRVGHLVLCDAFRHPAVLARQVTSLDHASGGRFDLGIGWGSVPEELHEFGVGSTEPRARVGRLGETLQVLEALWTGEVVDFEGEHVTLVGARQQPVPMGPIPVTIGGVGPRTLDLVRRHADWWNLPVHQLDRLEELRERAGDARVSVQVMVAVVPDEASRDEVTATVHRRFGTQGLGARVVIGTVPELVDRFGALHDRGVDRVYAWFADFAPPDTLARFAEVVAA, from the coding sequence ATGCGGATGACCCACGAGGCGATCGTCGAGCGGGCGCTCGCCGCCGAGGCGGCCGGGTTCGAGGGCATCGCGTTCATGGACCACCTGGCCCCGCCGCTCGCCACCGACCAGGGCATGTGGGAGGCGATGGAGATCGCCGGCTGGGTGCTGGCCCGGACCGCCACGCTGCGGGTCGGGCACCTCGTGCTGTGCGACGCCTTCCGCCACCCGGCGGTGCTGGCGCGCCAGGTCACCTCGCTCGACCACGCGTCGGGCGGTCGCTTCGACCTCGGCATCGGGTGGGGTTCGGTGCCCGAGGAGCTGCACGAGTTCGGCGTGGGCTCGACCGAGCCCCGGGCGCGGGTCGGCCGGCTGGGCGAGACGCTGCAGGTGCTCGAGGCGCTGTGGACCGGAGAGGTCGTGGACTTCGAGGGCGAGCACGTCACGCTCGTCGGCGCCCGCCAGCAGCCCGTGCCGATGGGCCCGATCCCCGTGACGATCGGCGGCGTCGGGCCCCGCACGCTCGACCTCGTCCGCCGCCACGCCGACTGGTGGAACCTGCCGGTCCACCAGCTCGACCGGCTCGAGGAGCTGCGCGAGCGCGCCGGCGACGCCCGCGTGTCGGTCCAGGTCATGGTGGCGGTCGTCCCCGACGAGGCGAGCAGGGACGAGGTCACCGCCACGGTCCACCGCCGCTTCGGGACGCAGGGCCTCGGCGCCCGGGTCGTGATCGGCACGGTGCCAGAGCTGGTCGACCGGTTCGGGGCGCTGCACGACCGCGGGGTCGACCGGGTCTATGCCTGGTTCGCCGACTTCGCGCCGCCCGACACCCTCGCCCGCTTCGCCGAGGTCGTCGCCGCCTGA
- a CDS encoding sensor domain-containing phosphodiesterase, producing MEAPDTGVDELTGAEDLVRRLLDVARTRTDTDMTWVSRFRADRMELVLVSGSLGTAPVEEGWSSPYVDSYCARVLDGRIGNVVSDTLADPETCGLDATVGLGIRSYVGVPVKAPNGAVTGMLCAVSARPRTIDDREQEFLQMLADTASDLLRDVPIVGDDRRRIRDRVGRVINHGLLRTVFQPIVDLEHSRVVGFEALSRFPGEPARPDQWFADAIAVGLGVALEVHAARTAIEAMPELPEGTYLSVNLSPTALMSIDLDELMPEDPTRLVIELTEHARVGDYQELRTAVQRLRAAGVRIAVDDAGAGFASFRHILELGPDIVKVDLSISQGIADDPARQALVGGMAELAHQSGATLVAEGVEDPRDLDRLSILGVSVFQGYLFGRPSPLPVSDRLALSSLRPPTGRTKWPSEPVIETRFESAIMSSAVPTAIVELDGTLRSVNQHFAAFLRRSVADVEALTFQDLTHPDDLETDLCHLRQCLADQRDSYRITKRYLDPSGQPMPADLIVTVVRDRSRRPLYFISHVLPL from the coding sequence ATGGAAGCGCCCGACACGGGCGTCGACGAGCTGACGGGTGCCGAGGACCTGGTGCGGCGGCTGCTCGACGTGGCCCGCACCCGCACCGACACCGACATGACGTGGGTGTCGCGGTTCCGCGCCGACCGGATGGAGCTCGTGCTGGTCAGCGGCTCGCTCGGCACCGCGCCGGTCGAGGAGGGCTGGTCGTCGCCGTACGTCGACTCCTACTGCGCCCGCGTGCTCGACGGTCGGATCGGCAACGTCGTGTCCGACACCCTGGCCGACCCCGAGACCTGCGGCCTCGACGCCACGGTGGGACTCGGCATCCGGTCCTACGTCGGCGTCCCCGTGAAGGCGCCCAACGGGGCGGTCACCGGGATGCTGTGCGCGGTCAGCGCCCGGCCCCGGACGATCGACGACCGCGAGCAGGAGTTCCTGCAGATGCTGGCCGACACCGCGTCGGACCTGCTGCGCGACGTGCCGATCGTCGGGGACGACCGCCGGCGGATCCGCGACCGCGTCGGCCGGGTCATCAACCACGGGCTGCTGCGGACGGTGTTCCAACCGATCGTGGACCTCGAGCACTCGCGGGTCGTCGGCTTCGAGGCGCTCAGCCGCTTCCCCGGCGAGCCGGCCCGGCCGGACCAGTGGTTCGCCGACGCGATCGCGGTGGGGCTCGGGGTCGCGCTCGAGGTGCACGCCGCCCGCACCGCCATCGAGGCGATGCCCGAGCTGCCCGAGGGCACGTACCTCAGCGTGAACCTCTCCCCGACCGCGCTCATGTCGATCGACCTCGACGAGCTGATGCCCGAGGATCCGACGCGACTGGTCATCGAGCTGACCGAGCACGCGCGGGTCGGCGACTACCAGGAGCTGCGGACGGCGGTGCAACGGCTGCGCGCCGCCGGCGTGCGGATCGCGGTCGACGACGCCGGTGCGGGCTTCGCCAGCTTCCGCCACATCCTCGAGCTCGGTCCCGACATCGTGAAGGTGGACCTGTCGATCAGCCAGGGCATCGCCGACGATCCCGCCCGCCAGGCCCTGGTCGGTGGCATGGCCGAGCTGGCGCACCAGTCAGGGGCGACGCTCGTGGCCGAGGGCGTCGAGGACCCCCGCGACCTCGACCGGCTGAGCATCCTCGGCGTCAGCGTCTTCCAGGGCTACCTCTTCGGCCGCCCGTCGCCGCTGCCGGTTTCCGACCGGCTCGCGCTCAGCTCGCTCCGGCCGCCGACGGGCCGGACGAAGTGGCCGTCGGAGCCCGTGATCGAGACCCGGTTCGAGTCCGCCATCATGAGCTCCGCGGTGCCGACCGCGATCGTCGAGCTCGACGGCACGTTGCGCTCGGTCAACCAGCACTTCGCCGCGTTCCTCCGTCGCAGCGTCGCCGACGTCGAGGCCCTGACGTTCCAGGACCTCACCCACCCCGACGACCTCGAGACCGACCTCTGCCACCTGCGGCAGTGCCTGGCCGACCAGCGCGACAGCTACCGCATCACCAAGCGGTACCTCGACCCGTCGGGGCAGCCGATGCCGGCCGACCTGATCGTCACCGTCGTGAGGGACCGGTCGCGCCGGCCCCTCTACTTCATCTCGCACGTCCTCCCGCTCTGA
- a CDS encoding SRPBCC family protein, which produces MPEILHKVGCRSTTTAAVSDALTTVEGLSGWWTNDTTGDAAEGGALQFRFPAGGFDMEVVEVEPGRHVRWRVTDGPEEWVDTTIDWDLRQDGDDATVLFAHRGWREPVEFMHHCSTKWGVYLLSLKSLLEDGRGAPSPDDVKIDSWD; this is translated from the coding sequence ATGCCCGAGATCCTGCACAAGGTCGGGTGCCGCTCGACCACCACCGCCGCCGTCTCCGACGCGCTCACGACGGTCGAGGGCCTGTCCGGCTGGTGGACGAACGACACCACCGGCGACGCCGCCGAGGGTGGTGCGCTGCAGTTCCGCTTCCCCGCCGGCGGCTTCGACATGGAGGTCGTCGAGGTCGAACCCGGCCGGCACGTGCGCTGGCGCGTGACCGACGGGCCCGAGGAGTGGGTCGACACGACGATCGACTGGGACCTCCGCCAGGACGGCGACGACGCCACCGTCCTGTTCGCCCACCGGGGCTGGCGCGAGCCCGTCGAGTTCATGCACCACTGCAGCACGAAGTGGGGCGTCTACCTGCTGAGCCTGAAGTCGCTGCTCGAGGACGGGCGCGGCGCCCCCTCCCCCGACGACGTCAAGATCGACAGCTGGGACTGA
- a CDS encoding ArsR/SmtB family transcription factor, which produces MSTVLDDGVDDDLWSAIGDPTRRRLLDLLLEAGDGTATTLSEQVTVTRQAVSKHLAVLDRAGLVHATTAGRERRYRVDDRRLARAAAQLAEVGAAWDRRLGRIARIAETLQRERDRDRARRPHDRTDDPDPSDQTDPTDHTDHTDPTDDTEEP; this is translated from the coding sequence GTGAGCACCGTCCTCGACGATGGCGTCGACGACGACCTGTGGTCGGCCATCGGCGACCCCACGCGGCGCCGGCTCCTCGACCTCCTGCTGGAGGCCGGCGACGGCACGGCCACGACGCTCAGCGAGCAGGTCACCGTGACGCGCCAGGCGGTCAGCAAGCACCTCGCGGTGCTCGACCGAGCCGGGCTGGTCCATGCCACCACGGCGGGCAGGGAGCGCCGCTACCGGGTGGACGACCGTCGGCTCGCGCGGGCTGCGGCGCAGCTCGCCGAGGTCGGCGCCGCGTGGGACCGCCGCCTGGGCCGCATCGCCCGCATCGCCGAGACCCTGCAGCGCGAGCGCGACCGCGATCGGGCGCGACGGCCGCACGACCGGACCGACGACCCGGACCCCAGCGACCAGACAGACCCCACCGACCACACCGACCACACAGACCCCACCGACGACACAGAGGAGCCATGA
- a CDS encoding SRPBCC domain-containing protein, protein MEHGTIVREVHVAADPDLVFEVVSSPRHLERWWPDEVELDPTPGSVGHFTFGEPGSPDAQVPAVTVVAADPPRTFSFRWTHPVGEPATERNSLLVTFELFGTDGGTLLRMTESGFRLQGWEVAVLEEQYRDHCDGWAHFLPRLDRYVAQLVSA, encoded by the coding sequence CTGGAGCACGGGACGATCGTGCGGGAGGTCCACGTCGCGGCCGACCCCGACCTCGTGTTCGAGGTCGTGTCGAGCCCCCGGCACCTGGAGCGCTGGTGGCCCGACGAGGTCGAGCTGGACCCCACCCCGGGTTCGGTCGGCCACTTCACCTTCGGCGAGCCAGGGTCGCCCGACGCGCAGGTCCCCGCCGTCACGGTCGTGGCGGCGGACCCGCCCCGCACGTTCTCGTTCCGCTGGACCCACCCCGTCGGCGAACCGGCGACCGAGCGCAACTCGCTGCTGGTCACCTTCGAGCTGTTCGGGACCGACGGCGGCACGCTCCTGCGGATGACCGAGTCGGGCTTCCGGCTGCAGGGCTGGGAGGTCGCCGTGCTCGAGGAGCAGTACCGCGACCACTGCGACGGCTGGGCGCACTTCCTGCCCCGCCTCGACCGGTACGTCGCGCAGCTGGTGTCGGCGTGA
- a CDS encoding alpha/beta fold hydrolase, giving the protein MRTDLSGAGGIRLAADVDGPEDGPTVVLLHGGGQTRHSWSSTWRFLAGSGWRAWTVDLRGHGDSEWSGDGDYTLQAFAADADAIARSLPRPPVLVGASLGGLASMVAIAGADPQEEVARALVLVDVAHRLESRGTDRIGAFMTGNLDGFASLDEAADAIAAYNPNRPRPKDLSGLAKNLRQGPDGRWRWHWDPRFVSGKFGSSDETRSSVVEPSLLERSAAALQVPTLLVRGRSSDLLSEEGAQEFLARVPHAEFADVAGAGHMVVGDRNDVFNAAVLDFLERHRG; this is encoded by the coding sequence GTGAGGACGGATCTGAGCGGGGCCGGCGGCATCAGGTTGGCGGCCGACGTGGACGGCCCGGAGGACGGGCCCACCGTGGTCCTGCTGCACGGCGGCGGGCAGACCCGCCACTCGTGGTCGAGCACCTGGCGGTTCCTCGCCGGGTCCGGTTGGCGCGCGTGGACCGTCGACCTGCGCGGCCACGGCGACAGCGAGTGGTCCGGCGACGGCGACTACACGCTCCAGGCCTTCGCGGCCGACGCCGACGCGATCGCCCGCTCCCTCCCCCGACCCCCGGTGCTCGTCGGCGCCTCGTTGGGCGGGCTCGCCTCGATGGTCGCGATCGCCGGCGCCGACCCGCAGGAGGAGGTGGCGCGGGCGCTCGTCCTGGTCGACGTCGCTCACCGCCTGGAGTCGCGGGGCACGGACCGCATCGGGGCGTTCATGACCGGCAACCTCGACGGGTTCGCCTCGCTCGACGAGGCCGCCGACGCGATCGCCGCGTACAACCCCAACCGGCCGCGACCCAAGGACCTGTCGGGGCTGGCCAAGAACCTGCGCCAGGGCCCCGACGGCCGCTGGCGCTGGCACTGGGACCCCCGGTTCGTGTCGGGGAAGTTCGGCTCGTCGGACGAGACGCGGTCCAGCGTCGTCGAGCCGAGCCTGCTCGAGCGCTCGGCCGCCGCGCTGCAGGTCCCGACGTTGCTGGTGAGGGGACGCTCGAGCGACCTCCTGAGCGAGGAGGGCGCGCAGGAGTTCCTGGCGCGCGTGCCCCACGCCGAGTTCGCGGACGTCGCCGGCGCCGGCCACATGGTGGTCGGCGACCGCAACGACGTGTTCAACGCAGCGGTGCTGGACTTCCTGGAGCGCCACCGGGGCTGA
- a CDS encoding alpha/beta fold hydrolase, whose protein sequence is MPRAYVRCDLDRAVHPDVQDRMVADVGVDVVVEMAASHSPFLSRPDELARLLLDVRAGL, encoded by the coding sequence GTGCCGCGGGCCTACGTGCGCTGTGACCTCGACCGGGCCGTGCACCCCGACGTGCAGGACCGCATGGTGGCCGACGTCGGCGTCGACGTGGTCGTCGAGATGGCGGCGTCGCACTCGCCGTTCCTGTCCCGTCCCGACGAGCTCGCCCGGCTGCTCCTCGACGTGCGCGCCGGCCTGTGA
- a CDS encoding alpha/beta fold hydrolase encodes MFVLVHGAWHGSWCWSRLQASLSAAGAVSTAVDLPGRAGDPTPLDGLDLDAYAERVAAVVTSVDEPVVLVGHSMGGATISQVAERVPERIEALVYVCALLQPLGRLARRPARAGPGQRAAGRGRARRRRPLDLDPTRRRGRSLLRRLRRRGPGLGRRAAVRRAHRSGHRHHPHHPRAVGLGAAGLRAL; translated from the coding sequence ATGTTCGTGCTCGTCCACGGGGCCTGGCACGGGTCGTGGTGCTGGTCCCGCCTCCAGGCGTCGCTGTCCGCCGCCGGCGCTGTCAGCACCGCCGTCGACCTGCCGGGCCGGGCCGGCGACCCGACCCCGCTCGACGGGCTCGACCTCGACGCCTACGCCGAGCGCGTCGCCGCCGTCGTGACCTCGGTCGACGAGCCGGTCGTGCTCGTCGGCCACAGCATGGGCGGTGCGACGATCAGCCAGGTCGCCGAGCGGGTGCCCGAGCGGATCGAGGCCCTCGTCTACGTCTGCGCCCTGCTCCAGCCCCTCGGGCGCCTCGCCCGCCGACCTGCACGCGCAGGACCTGGACAGCGAGCTGCTGGCCGCGGTCGAGCTCGCCGGCGACGGCCTCTCGACCTCGATCCGACCCGACGCCGCGGCCGATCTCTTCTACGGCGACTGCGACGCCGAGGACCGGGCCTGGGCCGTCGAGCGGCTGTGCGCCGAGCCCACCGGTCCGGCCACCGGCACCATCCGCACCACCCCCGAGCGGTGGGGCTCGGTGCCGCGGGCCTACGTGCGCTGTGA
- a CDS encoding NAD(P)/FAD-dependent oxidoreductase — MTTRHSSTDADVVVIGGGAAGLAAALQLGRQRRRVVVLDGGKPLNAPAAHVHGYLGLDGLPPLDLVARGRDEVRSYGVAVVEDVDAVARRDDDGTLLVDVSDGSSLRTRRLLLATGLTAELPPIPGVAEQWGRGVVHCPYCHGWEVRDQRVVVVATATGGWHQAMLFRQQTEHLTVVVHEGEVPGDQAEGLAARGVAIVEGPVDRLTQDADGRLTGVELADGGSRPADAVVVAATMRPRIDAVSALGVVAVADPMGRGDLVPTDPQGRTTVDDVYAAGSIVEPLQVAQAASSGALTGAFINMDLVLDDTARALAAPGGPDGHTPVDRDRERDQPSSGRPDEVA; from the coding sequence ATGACGACGCGGCACAGCTCGACGGATGCGGATGTGGTGGTGATCGGCGGCGGCGCCGCCGGCCTGGCGGCGGCGCTGCAGCTCGGCCGGCAGCGACGTCGGGTCGTCGTCCTCGACGGTGGGAAGCCGTTGAACGCGCCGGCGGCGCACGTGCACGGCTACCTGGGGCTCGACGGGCTCCCGCCGCTCGACCTCGTGGCCCGGGGTCGCGACGAGGTGCGCTCCTACGGCGTGGCCGTCGTCGAGGACGTCGACGCCGTCGCCCGACGCGACGACGACGGCACGCTGCTGGTCGACGTGTCCGACGGCTCCAGCCTGCGCACCCGCCGGCTCCTCCTCGCCACGGGCCTGACGGCCGAGCTCCCCCCGATCCCGGGCGTCGCCGAGCAGTGGGGACGCGGCGTGGTCCACTGCCCGTACTGCCACGGGTGGGAGGTGCGGGACCAGCGGGTGGTGGTCGTCGCCACCGCCACCGGTGGGTGGCACCAGGCGATGCTGTTCCGGCAGCAGACCGAGCACCTCACCGTCGTCGTCCATGAGGGCGAGGTCCCCGGGGACCAGGCCGAGGGCCTGGCGGCGCGCGGCGTGGCGATCGTCGAGGGGCCCGTCGACCGGCTCACCCAGGACGCCGACGGCCGCCTGACGGGCGTCGAACTGGCCGACGGGGGGTCGCGCCCGGCCGACGCCGTCGTCGTGGCCGCCACGATGCGACCGAGGATCGACGCCGTGTCGGCGCTCGGCGTCGTCGCCGTCGCCGACCCGATGGGCCGCGGCGACCTGGTGCCCACCGATCCCCAGGGTCGGACGACCGTGGACGACGTCTACGCGGCGGGCTCGATCGTCGAGCCGCTCCAGGTCGCCCAGGCCGCCTCGTCCGGTGCGCTCACCGGGGCGTTCATCAACATGGACCTCGTGCTCGACGACACGGCGCGGGCGCTCGCCGCACCCGGCGGACCGGACGGCCACACGCCGGTCGACCGGGACCGGGAGCGGGACCAGCCGTCCAGCGGCCGGCCGGACGAGGTGGCCTGA
- a CDS encoding helix-turn-helix domain-containing protein: MADDVETIARVRIRSLRRSLGWTLDDLAERSHLSPSTVSRIETGKRTISLDVLVALAGALQVEVGALIDQAPDDDVVIRPEPVEHHWPGATVWPLTRPTGAMSAIRVRLEPTDEQHDPQVHPGHDWVYVLAGRIGLTLGERVIRLRAGEAAEFSTMTPHAIAAIGRAAELIMVFDGDGHRAHT; the protein is encoded by the coding sequence ATGGCCGACGACGTCGAGACGATCGCCCGGGTCCGGATCAGGTCCCTGCGGCGGTCGCTCGGCTGGACGCTCGACGACCTCGCCGAGCGCAGCCACCTGAGCCCCTCGACGGTGAGCCGGATCGAGACGGGGAAGCGCACGATCAGCCTCGACGTGCTCGTCGCCCTCGCCGGCGCGCTGCAGGTCGAGGTCGGCGCGCTCATCGACCAGGCCCCCGACGACGACGTGGTCATCCGGCCCGAGCCGGTCGAGCACCACTGGCCCGGGGCGACCGTGTGGCCGCTCACCCGCCCGACGGGCGCGATGAGCGCGATCAGGGTGCGGCTGGAGCCGACCGACGAGCAGCACGACCCCCAGGTCCACCCGGGGCACGACTGGGTCTACGTGCTCGCCGGTCGGATCGGCCTCACCCTCGGCGAGCGGGTGATCCGCCTGCGGGCGGGCGAGGCCGCCGAGTTCTCGACGATGACCCCGCACGCGATCGCGGCGATCGGTCGGGCGGCCGAGCTGATCATGGTCTTCGACGGCGACGGGCACCGGGCGCACACGTGA